A region of Ignavibacteria bacterium DNA encodes the following proteins:
- the hybB gene encoding Ni/Fe-hydrogenase cytochrome b subunit, with amino-acid sequence MDTNKKSLSFMISELKRFFKFFFSELKPKGKVFTPFNIITGIIMLTGAVLLVIRFAFGLGTITNLSQEYPWGLWIGFDVITGVAFAGGAYVLTFIVYIMRDEKYHPIIRVTVLNGFLAYVFYAGALLLDLGRPWNVINPIIGNSFGVSSVLFLVAWHFLLYMLAEFIEFSPAAAEWLGWKKTRKVLAGLTLGAVIFGITLSTLHQSGLGALYLMAKAKIHPLWYTEFIPILFLVSSVFAGLSMVIFEGSISHKVFKHRISEEIHRSHNDIVIGLAKICAGAMFVYIFLKALVFVHGQHWTYLNSGWGLWYLVEMIVFVAIPCFIFIEGYQSKKINLIKFGAVLTLIGIILNRLNVSVIAFKWYEAVRYYPTWGEIVVTLAVISAEIWVFRWIVNRMPILSDMPDWAKRQDQIGELESVTQKSESLKWKASIT; translated from the coding sequence ATGGACACTAATAAAAAATCTTTGTCGTTTATGATTTCAGAATTAAAAAGATTTTTCAAATTCTTTTTTTCAGAACTAAAACCGAAAGGAAAAGTGTTCACGCCTTTTAATATAATTACTGGAATTATAATGTTAACCGGTGCCGTATTGCTTGTGATACGATTTGCTTTTGGATTAGGAACAATAACAAACTTATCTCAGGAATATCCTTGGGGATTATGGATAGGTTTTGATGTTATTACTGGAGTTGCTTTTGCCGGCGGTGCTTACGTTTTGACTTTTATCGTTTACATAATGAGAGATGAAAAATATCATCCAATAATCCGTGTGACTGTATTAAATGGATTTTTAGCTTATGTGTTTTATGCTGGCGCACTCCTTCTGGATCTTGGAAGACCATGGAATGTTATTAATCCAATCATAGGAAATTCATTTGGCGTCAGTTCAGTTTTGTTTCTTGTTGCGTGGCACTTTTTACTTTATATGCTCGCTGAGTTTATTGAATTCTCTCCTGCTGCTGCTGAGTGGCTAGGATGGAAAAAAACAAGAAAAGTTTTGGCAGGATTAACTCTCGGCGCTGTAATTTTTGGAATAACTTTATCAACGCTCCATCAATCAGGACTTGGTGCGCTCTACCTGATGGCAAAAGCGAAAATACATCCGCTGTGGTATACTGAATTTATTCCCATACTATTTTTAGTATCAAGTGTTTTTGCCGGTTTGTCAATGGTCATATTCGAAGGATCGATAAGCCATAAAGTTTTTAAACATAGAATAAGCGAGGAGATTCATAGATCACATAATGATATTGTTATCGGTTTGGCAAAAATCTGCGCTGGCGCGATGTTCGTTTACATTTTTTTGAAAGCGCTGGTCTTTGTACACGGGCAACATTGGACATATCTTAATTCAGGATGGGGATTATGGTATTTAGTTGAAATGATTGTCTTTGTTGCTATTCCATGTTTTATTTTTATAGAAGGATATCAAAGTAAAAAAATCAATCTTATAAAATTTGGTGCCGTTCTTACACTTATTGGAATAATACTCAATCGGCTGAATGTTTCTGTAATTGCCTTCAAATGGTATGAAGCAGTAAGATACTATCCGACATGGGGAGAGATAGTTGTAACTCTTGCAGTAATCAGCGCAGAAATTTGGGTCTTTAGATGGATCGTTAATCGTATGCCGATACTCAGCGATATGCCTGATTGGGCAAAACGTCAGGATCAAATCGGTGAACTCGAATCAGTAACTCAAAAATCGGAGTCGTTAAAATGGAAAGCTTCTATTACATAG